The Streptomyces halobius genomic interval CGAGAACCTGCACCAAACCGTGGAGGACCTCTCCTTGGCCGTCACCACCCTCTCCGACGGCAGGGGCGACCTGTTCGGCACCGTACGGAACCTGCAGCTGTTCACGGCCATGCTCGCCAAGGACGACAAGAGCGTGCGGTCGTTCAACGCCAGCCTGGCGCAGGTGGCCGACCAGCTCGCCGGAGAGCGCGAGGACCTCGGGGCCGCGCTGAAGCACCTGGGCGTCGCACTCGCCGATGTGCAGGAGTTCGTCAAGAAGAACAAGAAGTCGCTGACCTCCAATGTGAAGGGGCTCAGCAAGGTCACCAAGGTGCTTGTCACCCAGCGGGCCGCGCTCGCCGAGATCCTGGAGACCGCGCCGGCCGGCCTGTCGAATCTGCAGAACGCCTACAACCCGAGCTCGGGCACCCTCGACACCCGTAACAACGCCGAACAGGCACAGGACCCGGCCGCGCTGCTCTGCTCGCTGCTCGGCACCACCGGTGAGAAGCAGGCCGCGGAATGCAAGGACCTGAGGAAACTCTTCGACTCGCTGCCCAAGGTGCCGCAGGCACAAGGGGTTTCGGGCGCGGAGCCGAGCGACAGGACCCTCGGCGGAATCCTGGAGGTCGGGGTATGAGCGCGCTGCGCAAGGGCGGGACGGCCGCCTGGGCCGCGATCGGTTCGCTGCTGTTGGCCGGCTGCGAGTTCAATGGTCTGTACGACGTCGAGCTGCCCGGCGGTGCGGCCAAGGACGCGGGCGCCTACCGGGTCACGGTCGAGTTCCGGGACGTACTCGACCTGGTGCCGCAGTCGACGGTGAAGGTCAACAACGTCACCGTGGGCTCGGTCGAGAAGGTGGAGCTCGACGGCTGGCACGCCAAGGTACGGCTGCGGGTTGCCGGTTCGGTGAAGCTGCCCGACAACGCGGTCGCCGATCTGCGGCAGACCAGCATGCTCGGCGAGAAATACGTGGCCCTGTCCGCCCCGCCGGACAGCGCCCCCGCCGGCAAGCTCAAGGACGGCGCGCGGATTCCGCTGTCCCGCAGCGGCCGCAACCCGGAGATCGAAGAAGTGCTCTCCGCGCTGTCGGCGCTGCTCAACGGCGGTGGTGTGGCCCAGCTCAAGACGATCACCACGGAGCTCAACAAGGCCCTGGACGGCCGCGAGAACCGGGTCAAGTCGTTGCTGAAAGAGCTGGACACGTTCGTCGGCGGTCTCGACGGCCAGCGCCAGGAGATCGTGCGGGCGCTCAAGGGCATCGACCGCCTTGCCAAGCGCCTCAAGAGCGAGAAGAAGACGATCGGCGATGCCGTCGACACCGTGCCGCCCGCCCTCAAGGTGCTCGCCGACCAGCGCCGCGATCTGACGAAAATGCTCACGTCGCTGTCGAAGCTCGGTCAGACGGGCACCAGGGTGATCGACGCCTCGCGCTCCGACGTGATCGCCAATCTGAAGCAACTGCGGCCGATCCTGGAGCAGTTGAACAAGGCGGGCGACGATCTGCCGAACTCCCTGGAGCTGCTGACGACCTACCCCTTCCCGCGCGGCGTCACCGACGCCATCAAGGGCGACTACGTCAACCTCAAGATCACCGCCGATCTTGATCTGGCGAGCATCTACGGCAATCTCGCCGACGACCCCAAGAAGAAGCCGGACGGTTCGGACAAGCCCGGGCTTCCCGAGGTGCCGGAGACGCCGAAGCTGCCGGACGTCCCCGGCGTTTCGGACGCCCCCGAGATCCCTGAGCTGCCCGACGACCCGAAGCTGCCGGCCACCCCCGACGACCCGGCGGACCCGGGTGGCGGCGGTGAGCAGCTGTGCCCGCCGGTGTGCGCAGGCCGGTACGCCGCGTACGGGAAC includes:
- a CDS encoding MCE family protein encodes the protein MSKHARLLRRTALVTALVLVATLTVVLWPRSEPVRVTAYFPRTVGIYPGSDVRVLGVRIGEVKEIAAEGERVRVTLEYEDERKVPADAKAAIINSSVVSDRYLQLLPVYRKGPVMRTGDVIPQSRTAVPVELDRVFDSLHTTSEALGPRGANKKGSLSRLLGVSADILGGQGENLHQTVEDLSLAVTTLSDGRGDLFGTVRNLQLFTAMLAKDDKSVRSFNASLAQVADQLAGEREDLGAALKHLGVALADVQEFVKKNKKSLTSNVKGLSKVTKVLVTQRAALAEILETAPAGLSNLQNAYNPSSGTLDTRNNAEQAQDPAALLCSLLGTTGEKQAAECKDLRKLFDSLPKVPQAQGVSGAEPSDRTLGGILEVGV
- a CDS encoding MCE family protein, with amino-acid sequence MSALRKGGTAAWAAIGSLLLAGCEFNGLYDVELPGGAAKDAGAYRVTVEFRDVLDLVPQSTVKVNNVTVGSVEKVELDGWHAKVRLRVAGSVKLPDNAVADLRQTSMLGEKYVALSAPPDSAPAGKLKDGARIPLSRSGRNPEIEEVLSALSALLNGGGVAQLKTITTELNKALDGRENRVKSLLKELDTFVGGLDGQRQEIVRALKGIDRLAKRLKSEKKTIGDAVDTVPPALKVLADQRRDLTKMLTSLSKLGQTGTRVIDASRSDVIANLKQLRPILEQLNKAGDDLPNSLELLTTYPFPRGVTDAIKGDYVNLKITADLDLASIYGNLADDPKKKPDGSDKPGLPEVPETPKLPDVPGVSDAPEIPELPDDPKLPATPDDPADPGGGGEQLCPPVCAGRYAAYGNGGAEGSPPGINLALAELLLRGIYS